From a single Herbiconiux sp. SALV-R1 genomic region:
- a CDS encoding GNAT family N-acetyltransferase, translating into MPARSTTFIRRYEPSDAEATREVFRRAVHGTAARDYDPEQLAAWTSGSGADTWPERRMLADTWVAELAGEVVGFTDVDAGGYVDMMFVDPSAGGRGVASALLSRVRRIVLDRGLDEWTVHASLTARPLFERHGFAVEREQRVERAGVELTNVVMRGAVAPEVLPGPGSWLPAGFEHPLAVEWRAGGEAAGPLAPVRLRPIAASDVHIDMPAVMGNREMLWAQYGQAWGWPPATMTADDDAADLQRHADEMVRHESFNYAVLPPGEDELFGCLYLDPLPPAGRDGLQAEVSWWLTPAAPAWLHAEMPRRVRRWLEERWPFTHVHLPFNSR; encoded by the coding sequence ATGCCCGCCCGCTCGACCACGTTCATCCGCCGCTACGAGCCGAGCGACGCCGAGGCGACGCGCGAGGTCTTCCGCCGGGCCGTGCACGGCACCGCCGCACGCGACTACGACCCCGAACAGCTCGCCGCGTGGACCTCGGGCAGCGGCGCCGACACCTGGCCAGAACGACGGATGCTCGCCGACACCTGGGTGGCCGAGCTCGCCGGCGAGGTGGTCGGCTTCACCGACGTCGACGCGGGCGGGTACGTCGACATGATGTTCGTCGACCCCTCGGCGGGGGGCCGCGGGGTGGCGTCCGCGCTGCTCTCCCGGGTGCGGCGCATCGTGCTCGACCGCGGCCTCGACGAGTGGACGGTTCACGCGAGCCTCACCGCGCGGCCGCTGTTCGAGCGTCACGGCTTCGCGGTGGAGCGGGAGCAGCGGGTGGAGCGCGCCGGGGTCGAGCTCACGAACGTCGTGATGCGCGGGGCCGTCGCGCCCGAGGTGCTGCCGGGGCCCGGGTCATGGCTGCCGGCCGGGTTCGAGCATCCGCTCGCCGTCGAGTGGCGGGCAGGGGGCGAGGCCGCCGGCCCACTCGCGCCGGTGCGGCTGCGCCCCATCGCCGCGAGCGACGTGCACATCGACATGCCCGCCGTGATGGGCAATCGCGAGATGCTCTGGGCGCAGTACGGGCAGGCGTGGGGCTGGCCGCCCGCCACCATGACCGCAGACGACGACGCCGCCGACCTGCAGCGCCACGCCGACGAGATGGTGCGGCACGAGTCGTTCAACTACGCCGTGCTGCCGCCGGGTGAGGACGAGCTCTTCGGCTGCCTCTACCTCGACCCGCTGCCGCCCGCCGGCCGCGACGGGCTGCAAGCCGAGGTCTCGTGGTGGCTGACCCCCGCGGCCCCTGCCTGGCTCCACGCCGAGATGCCGCGACGGGTGCGCCGATGGCTCGAGGAGCGCTGGCCGTTCACCCACGTGCACCTGCCCTTCAACAGCCGCTGA
- a CDS encoding SDR family NAD(P)-dependent oxidoreductase produces the protein MTTTLITGAGRSLGLETVRRLRDAGHTVYAGLRDLADAGPVRELGAIPVQLDVTDQASVDAALASIPELDVLVNNAGVLGTRHALDGLDATEMTQVLDTNVVGIVRVTQAALPLLRASASPVIVNVASGVGFARWLLDPAHDEFPVTAVPYAASKAAVIALTVQYAKNLPGFRVNASDPGYTATAFNGFSGHQTVTEGTDATIALATIGPDGPTAEFHNRDGRIDY, from the coding sequence ATGACAACGACACTCATCACCGGGGCCGGCCGATCGCTCGGCCTCGAGACCGTCCGCCGCCTCCGCGACGCGGGCCACACCGTCTACGCCGGCCTCCGCGACCTCGCCGACGCCGGCCCGGTGCGCGAGCTCGGGGCCATCCCCGTTCAGCTCGACGTCACCGACCAGGCGAGCGTCGACGCCGCCCTCGCGAGCATCCCCGAGCTCGACGTGCTCGTGAACAACGCGGGAGTGCTCGGCACACGCCACGCCCTTGACGGGCTCGACGCGACCGAGATGACGCAGGTTCTCGACACCAATGTCGTCGGCATCGTGCGCGTGACGCAGGCGGCGCTGCCGCTGTTGCGAGCATCCGCGTCTCCCGTCATCGTCAACGTCGCCTCGGGAGTGGGCTTCGCCAGGTGGCTGCTCGACCCCGCGCACGACGAGTTCCCGGTGACCGCGGTGCCGTACGCGGCGTCGAAGGCGGCGGTCATCGCGCTCACCGTGCAGTACGCGAAGAATCTCCCCGGCTTCCGTGTGAACGCGAGTGACCCGGGCTACACGGCGACCGCGTTCAACGGCTTCTCGGGCCACCAGACCGTGACCGAGGGAACGGATGCGACCATCGCCCTCGCCACCATCGGCCCCGACGGGCCCACCGCCGAGTTCCACAACCGCGACGGCCGCATCGACTACTAA
- a CDS encoding cysteine desulfurase family protein — protein sequence MIYLDAAATSPVRREVLEAMWPYLVGDFGNPSSHHAVGQSAARALAEARRTVAELLGCRPAEIVFTSGGTEADNLAVKGITLGRMLDTATRAATGAEEARHLVISAVEHPAVVEAADHLARLHGFEVAVVPVGPTGLVDPDDFSAALRPDTALASVMLANNEIGTVQPVAELAARARAAGVPFHTDAVQAGGWLDTRLDVLGVDALTLAGHKLGAPKGVGVLAARQRLRLEPLVHGGGQERGRRSGTENVAFAVGFATAFRLAEAARVEAAARVAALRDAFIAEVLHRVPGALLTGPALGDRLPGSDTDARLPSVASFCFPGTSGEAVLLQLEERGVIVSSGSACAAGEDDPSPTLVALGLPPEVAQTAVRFTFSPTTSATELTSAAAALEASLAELAHLR from the coding sequence GTGATCTACCTCGACGCGGCGGCCACCTCGCCCGTGCGACGCGAGGTGCTCGAGGCGATGTGGCCGTATCTCGTGGGCGACTTCGGCAACCCGTCGAGCCATCACGCGGTCGGACAGTCGGCCGCGCGGGCGCTCGCCGAGGCGCGCCGCACGGTGGCGGAGCTGCTCGGCTGCCGCCCGGCCGAGATCGTCTTCACCTCGGGCGGCACCGAGGCCGACAACCTCGCCGTGAAGGGCATCACCCTCGGCCGGATGCTCGACACAGCCACGAGGGCGGCCACTGGCGCCGAGGAGGCGCGTCATCTCGTGATCTCGGCGGTCGAGCATCCGGCGGTCGTCGAAGCCGCCGACCACCTCGCGCGCCTGCACGGATTCGAGGTGGCCGTGGTGCCCGTCGGCCCCACGGGTCTGGTCGACCCCGACGACTTCTCCGCAGCGCTCCGCCCCGACACCGCGCTCGCCTCGGTGATGCTCGCGAACAACGAGATCGGCACGGTGCAGCCCGTCGCCGAGCTGGCCGCGCGGGCGCGCGCCGCGGGGGTGCCGTTCCACACCGACGCCGTGCAGGCGGGCGGCTGGCTCGACACCCGCCTCGACGTGCTCGGGGTCGACGCGCTCACTCTCGCCGGCCACAAGCTGGGCGCGCCGAAGGGCGTGGGGGTGCTCGCCGCGCGGCAGCGCCTGCGCCTCGAGCCGCTCGTGCACGGCGGCGGACAGGAGCGCGGCCGCCGCTCGGGCACCGAGAACGTCGCGTTCGCCGTCGGTTTCGCCACCGCGTTCCGGCTCGCGGAAGCGGCGCGGGTTGAGGCGGCGGCGCGGGTGGCGGCGCTCCGCGACGCGTTCATCGCCGAGGTGCTGCACCGGGTGCCGGGCGCTCTGCTCACGGGCCCCGCCCTCGGCGATCGGTTGCCGGGCAGCGACACGGATGCTCGGCTGCCCTCGGTCGCGTCGTTCTGCTTCCCGGGCACGAGCGGCGAGGCCGTGCTGCTGCAGCTCGAGGAGCGCGGCGTGATCGTCTCGAGCGGCTCGGCCTGCGCGGCCGGCGAGGACGACCCGTCGCCCACCCTCGTCGCCCTCGGCCTCCCCCCGGAGGTCGCTCAGACCGCGGTGCGCTTCACCTTCAGCCCCACCACCAGCGCGACCGAGCTCACCTCAGCCGCCGCCGCCCTCGAGGCCTCCCTCGCCGAGCTCGCCCATCTGCGCTGA
- a CDS encoding NUDIX domain-containing protein codes for MTEPAAHPSAPGAAPASAARQTGLLLAVSTVIFALRPAREAATSSPGLWLPLVRRIRPPYEGQWALPGGPLGLDEDLEAAAARTLRATTALAPNYLEQLYAFGTLDRAPEATNAAPGATDRVVSIVYWALVNADEVTQSSEHSAGDENVAWFSVDDLPDLAFDHDVIIEYALWRLRNKVEYSRIAHAFLGDTFTLAELREVHEAVLGRSLDPANFRRQIESSNAIVPTGKRVTGTSYRPPKLYRYNQAVDPVDRGPLPRKPKP; via the coding sequence ATGACCGAGCCAGCCGCGCACCCGAGCGCACCCGGGGCCGCACCCGCATCCGCGGCGCGCCAGACGGGCCTGCTGCTCGCGGTCTCGACGGTCATCTTCGCCCTGCGCCCGGCCCGAGAGGCAGCGACGTCGTCGCCGGGACTGTGGCTGCCGCTGGTGAGGCGCATCCGGCCGCCGTACGAGGGGCAGTGGGCGCTGCCAGGCGGCCCGCTCGGCCTCGACGAAGACCTCGAGGCCGCGGCGGCCCGCACCCTGCGGGCGACGACGGCGCTCGCACCTAACTACCTCGAGCAGCTCTACGCCTTCGGCACCCTCGACCGCGCGCCGGAGGCGACGAATGCGGCGCCCGGCGCAACCGACCGGGTCGTCTCCATCGTCTACTGGGCCTTGGTGAACGCCGACGAGGTCACCCAGTCGAGCGAGCACAGCGCCGGCGACGAGAACGTCGCCTGGTTCTCGGTCGACGACCTGCCCGACCTCGCCTTCGACCACGACGTCATCATCGAGTACGCCCTCTGGCGCCTGCGCAACAAGGTGGAGTACTCCCGCATCGCCCACGCCTTCCTCGGCGACACCTTCACTCTCGCCGAGCTGCGCGAGGTGCACGAGGCCGTGCTCGGCCGTTCGCTCGACCCGGCGAACTTCCGGCGGCAGATCGAGTCGTCGAACGCCATCGTGCCCACCGGCAAGCGCGTCACCGGGACCAGCTACCGCCCGCCCAAGCTCTACCGCTACAACCAGGCCGTCGATCCCGTCGATCGCGGACCCCTCCCGAGAAAGCCGAAGCCATGA
- a CDS encoding helix-turn-helix domain-containing protein, with the protein MTELAALLRSWRDRVRPEEAGLPSGGARRTPGLRREELAMLAGISVDYVVRLEQGRAEHPSPQMLAALARALRLSDDERDHLYRVAGAVPPSSDEVPRHIAPGVQRLVDRLGHSPVSVHSAAWDILYVNPLWITLFGDPAGRSALERNIPWQQFVLGIHQVEFDDRHASEFDADLAADLRTALRRYPADRSLATLVARLRAESPRFEALWASAHIAQHRSTRKRILGTAAGDIDVDCDVLTVPGHDLRIVVYSAVPGSEDESKLDLLRVARPVRAAAR; encoded by the coding sequence ATGACCGAACTCGCGGCACTGCTCCGCTCCTGGCGTGATCGGGTGCGACCCGAGGAGGCGGGCCTGCCCTCCGGTGGAGCGCGCCGCACACCCGGGCTCCGCCGGGAGGAGCTCGCCATGCTGGCCGGCATCAGCGTCGACTACGTCGTGCGCCTCGAGCAGGGGAGGGCAGAGCATCCGTCACCCCAGATGCTGGCCGCACTGGCCCGGGCGCTGAGACTCAGCGACGACGAGCGCGACCACCTCTACCGGGTGGCAGGTGCCGTGCCGCCTTCGTCCGACGAGGTCCCCCGGCACATCGCGCCCGGGGTGCAGCGGCTGGTCGACAGACTCGGACACAGCCCAGTGTCGGTGCACTCGGCGGCCTGGGACATCCTGTACGTCAACCCGCTCTGGATCACGCTGTTCGGCGACCCGGCGGGGCGGTCGGCTCTGGAGCGCAACATCCCGTGGCAGCAGTTCGTGCTCGGCATCCACCAGGTGGAGTTCGACGACCGGCACGCCTCGGAGTTCGACGCCGATCTCGCCGCCGACCTGCGCACGGCCCTGCGGCGCTACCCCGCCGATCGCAGCCTCGCCACCCTCGTCGCCCGGCTGCGCGCCGAGTCGCCGCGCTTCGAGGCGCTCTGGGCGTCGGCTCACATCGCGCAGCACCGCTCGACCCGCAAGCGCATTCTCGGAACCGCGGCCGGCGACATCGACGTCGACTGCGACGTGCTCACCGTGCCGGGGCACGACCTGCGCATCGTCGTGTACTCGGCCGTGCCGGGATCGGAGGACGAGAGCAAGCTCGACCTGCTGCGCGTCGCCCGCCCGGTGCGGGCCGCCGCTCGCTGA
- the nadA gene encoding quinolinate synthase NadA, translated as MTPSALSVDSTIQLIEAGTATPPGATASTCTPGLADGPWVFDLQAPSYGPGASVADPIPADAPRQGVLPEVYKTASKDELDARIRAAKETLGDRVVVLGHFYQRDEVVQYADFVGDSFQLANAALTVPQAEAIVFCGVHFMAETADVLARPEQSVILPNLAAGCSMADMADIDSVEDAWAQLTDLYGSEPDASGRVPIIPVTYMNSSADLKGFCGRNGGIVCTSSNAATVLEWAFERGQRVLFFPDQHLGRNTAKAMGVPLERMPMWNPRKAFGGSTPEELLEAQVVLWHGFCSVHKRFTVAQIDKARAEHPDVQVIVHPECPMPVVDAADAAGSTDFIAKAIAAAPAGSTFAIGTEINLVQRLANEYPQHTIFCLDDVICPCSTMYRIHPGYLAWVLEELVAGRVVNQITVPNDVAVPARVALERMLAARP; from the coding sequence ATGACCCCGTCAGCCCTGTCGGTCGACAGCACTATCCAGCTCATCGAGGCGGGAACCGCCACCCCGCCCGGCGCCACCGCGTCGACCTGCACCCCCGGTCTCGCCGACGGGCCGTGGGTGTTCGACCTGCAGGCGCCCTCCTACGGGCCGGGAGCATCCGTCGCCGACCCCATCCCCGCCGACGCGCCCCGCCAGGGTGTGCTGCCCGAGGTCTACAAGACGGCGTCGAAAGACGAACTGGATGCGCGCATCCGGGCCGCGAAGGAGACCCTCGGCGACCGGGTGGTCGTGCTCGGCCATTTCTACCAGCGCGACGAGGTGGTGCAGTACGCCGACTTCGTGGGCGACTCGTTCCAGCTCGCGAACGCGGCGCTCACGGTGCCGCAGGCCGAGGCGATCGTGTTCTGCGGCGTGCACTTCATGGCCGAGACCGCCGACGTGCTGGCGCGGCCCGAGCAGAGCGTCATCCTGCCTAACCTCGCCGCGGGGTGCTCGATGGCCGACATGGCCGACATCGACTCGGTCGAAGACGCCTGGGCGCAGCTCACCGACCTCTACGGCAGCGAACCGGATGCGTCGGGGCGCGTGCCGATCATCCCGGTCACGTACATGAACTCCTCGGCCGACCTGAAGGGTTTCTGCGGCCGCAACGGCGGCATCGTGTGCACCTCGTCGAACGCGGCCACGGTGCTCGAGTGGGCGTTCGAGCGGGGGCAGCGCGTGCTGTTCTTCCCCGACCAGCACCTCGGCCGCAACACCGCGAAGGCGATGGGGGTGCCGCTCGAGCGCATGCCGATGTGGAACCCGCGCAAGGCGTTCGGCGGCTCGACGCCCGAGGAGCTGCTCGAGGCCCAGGTCGTGCTGTGGCACGGGTTCTGCTCGGTGCACAAGCGGTTCACGGTGGCGCAGATCGACAAGGCCCGGGCCGAGCACCCCGACGTGCAGGTGATCGTGCACCCCGAGTGCCCGATGCCCGTGGTCGACGCGGCCGACGCGGCGGGCTCGACCGACTTCATCGCCAAGGCCATCGCGGCGGCGCCCGCGGGGTCGACCTTCGCGATCGGCACCGAGATCAACCTCGTGCAGCGGCTCGCGAACGAGTACCCGCAGCACACCATCTTCTGCCTCGACGACGTCATCTGCCCGTGTTCGACGATGTACCGCATCCACCCCGGCTACCTGGCGTGGGTGCTCGAGGAGCTCGTGGCGGGGCGCGTGGTGAACCAGATCACGGTTCCCAACGACGTCGCCGTGCCTGCGCGCGTGGCCCTCGAGCGGATGCTCGCGGCCCGGCCATGA
- a CDS encoding Fic family protein encodes MEWPAHEHRTVGWSQSRRAGTRADRILREVVVSLPPVIAELPTGAPAIDELAVTASIGRLDERAHAGSLGALGTMMIRLESVASSKIEHLEASARDFARALAGSRANSSATAMVAASNAIRDLIDSVSGGGLITREALLRAHAELMADDPAERDVAGRFRTMQNWIGGSDYSPRDALYVPPPPETVDDYIDDLLAFSNRDDPPPVTQAAIAHAQFESIHPFTDGNGRIGRALIQAILRRRGVSHAVVVPIASALVADRERYFSLLTEYRSGDVRPIVDGIVSASGLAVAACLPLPERLAALPAEWRELSGARRSSTADLLIDRLVADPVVTAASIETILGVGYTAANGAIASLVDAGVLSPLNDRKRDRAFVAADVLAELESLEREIRDAARRSRAD; translated from the coding sequence ATGGAGTGGCCCGCACATGAGCACCGCACGGTCGGGTGGTCGCAGTCCCGGCGGGCCGGCACGCGTGCCGACCGCATACTCCGCGAGGTCGTGGTCTCACTCCCGCCCGTCATCGCCGAACTTCCCACAGGGGCACCGGCGATCGACGAGCTCGCTGTCACGGCATCTATCGGAAGGCTCGACGAGCGAGCACACGCGGGCAGCCTCGGCGCGCTCGGAACGATGATGATCAGGCTCGAGTCGGTGGCATCGTCGAAGATCGAGCACCTGGAGGCGAGCGCGCGCGACTTCGCCCGAGCACTCGCGGGCAGTCGGGCCAACTCCTCGGCGACCGCCATGGTCGCGGCGTCGAACGCCATCCGCGACCTCATCGACTCGGTCTCGGGGGGAGGGCTCATCACGCGAGAAGCCCTTCTCCGGGCCCACGCCGAGCTGATGGCCGACGACCCCGCCGAGCGCGACGTCGCCGGGCGGTTCCGCACGATGCAGAACTGGATCGGCGGGAGCGACTACTCCCCGCGCGACGCCCTGTACGTGCCGCCGCCTCCCGAGACCGTCGACGACTACATCGACGACCTCCTCGCCTTCTCGAACCGGGATGACCCGCCACCGGTCACCCAGGCGGCGATCGCCCATGCGCAGTTCGAGTCGATCCACCCGTTCACCGATGGCAATGGCCGCATCGGCCGCGCTCTCATCCAGGCGATCCTCCGTCGACGCGGAGTGTCCCACGCGGTCGTCGTGCCGATCGCGTCGGCCCTGGTCGCCGATCGAGAGCGGTACTTCTCTCTGCTCACCGAATATCGTTCGGGCGACGTACGGCCGATCGTCGACGGCATCGTCAGCGCCTCGGGGCTGGCGGTCGCCGCATGCCTCCCGCTCCCCGAGCGGCTCGCGGCGCTCCCTGCCGAATGGCGCGAGCTCAGCGGAGCCCGTCGGTCGTCGACAGCCGATCTGCTCATCGACAGGCTCGTCGCCGACCCGGTCGTCACCGCCGCCTCCATCGAGACCATCCTCGGTGTCGGGTACACGGCGGCGAACGGCGCGATCGCCTCGCTCGTCGACGCGGGGGTGCTGTCACCGCTCAACGACCGCAAGCGCGACCGTGCCTTCGTCGCCGCCGACGTGCTCGCCGAACTGGAGAGCCTGGAGCGCGAGATCCGAGATGCAGCGCGTCGATCGCGGGCCGATTAG
- a CDS encoding metal-dependent transcriptional regulator, protein MTPPAAPRPAGQDTAAENYLKTIYAHTEWQPDPITPSALAGRLGVAPSSVTEMVKKLAAAGLITHVPYGPLTLTPEGRMRAMGVVRRHRLTETWLVREMGYEWHEVHDEAEVLEHALSERLLDAIDERLGRPAQDPHGDPIPSAAGTVASYSAVLLSQAAVGHRGVVLRISDRDPSLLKTLAARGITPGVAVRVEPGGALSVEGGGGAGGGAGAGALGSGASSGDGQPVSVDADAIWLTA, encoded by the coding sequence ATGACTCCCCCGGCAGCGCCCCGACCCGCGGGGCAGGACACCGCCGCCGAGAACTACCTCAAGACCATCTACGCGCACACGGAATGGCAGCCCGACCCCATCACGCCGTCGGCGCTGGCCGGGCGTCTCGGGGTGGCCCCTTCCTCGGTCACCGAGATGGTGAAGAAGCTCGCCGCGGCGGGCCTCATCACGCACGTGCCGTACGGGCCGCTCACCCTCACCCCCGAAGGCCGGATGCGCGCCATGGGCGTGGTGCGCCGCCACCGCCTCACCGAGACCTGGCTCGTGCGCGAGATGGGGTACGAGTGGCACGAGGTGCACGACGAGGCCGAGGTGCTGGAGCACGCCCTCAGCGAGCGGCTGCTCGACGCCATCGACGAGCGGTTGGGGCGGCCGGCGCAAGACCCGCACGGGGATCCGATTCCGTCGGCGGCGGGAACCGTCGCCTCCTACTCGGCGGTGCTGCTGTCGCAGGCGGCCGTGGGGCACCGCGGCGTAGTGCTGCGCATCAGCGACCGCGACCCGTCACTGCTCAAGACCCTCGCCGCCCGCGGCATCACCCCCGGCGTCGCCGTGCGGGTGGAGCCGGGCGGCGCGCTGAGCGTCGAGGGCGGCGGAGGCGCGGGTGGTGGCGCGGGCGCAGGCGCCTTGGGCTCGGGTGCGAGCTCGGGCGACGGGCAGCCCGTCAGCGTCGACGCCGACGCCATCTGGCTCACCGCCTGA
- the nadB gene encoding L-aspartate oxidase, with the protein MGSGVAGLVTALTLKARCREARLPIELAVVTKSTIDESNSRYAQGGIAAAVMPGDTVESHIADTMAAGAGLSDAEAVAALCADGPARIRDLIAWGVGFDTEGAVPGAPFEAGLEGAHSAHRILHAGGDATGLSMESALVRAVRRVGIAVLSSTFLADLVVSAPVLADKVRSNVLSDGLSPQESSSAAVVGVEVIRGGVREVLTADAVVLATGGLGQLYPHTTNPVVATGDGAAAAWRAGALIADAEFVQFHPTALAAPGSFLISEAVRGDGAVLRNAAGERFMEGVHPLADLAPRDVVARAIAAEMARTGAPVLLDATSIGAEELARRFPTISEQMRRRALDWAHEPVPVAPAAHYWMGGVATDLDGRTSVPGLWAVGEVSCTGVHGANRLASNSLLESLVFAHRAAVALADELGSGVFSPTKSGMTAVFTDFVGENVSSPAREPSRAEVQELLWASAGVARSEAGLRAARTQLNGWAVQVAHDDASPEAVARLETANLLQLGRLVVESALAREESRGGHFRTDHPAPDPAFAHHLVQSRAHPEPRLLPTSIAAALRPAAPAAPAAPAVPAAPAVPAAPAVPAAPAVPAAPAAPAVSAAALSPSAPTPTPATTPAVPTVGPSPSGPTPTPTPAPAPASVPVGAIAAAPSTPTPTPAPEGAGHRERVTA; encoded by the coding sequence GTGGGCAGCGGGGTGGCCGGGCTCGTGACCGCCCTCACGCTCAAGGCGCGGTGCCGCGAGGCGCGGCTGCCGATCGAGCTCGCCGTGGTGACGAAGTCGACGATCGACGAGAGCAACTCGCGGTACGCGCAGGGCGGCATCGCCGCCGCCGTGATGCCGGGCGACACCGTGGAGTCGCACATCGCCGACACGATGGCCGCCGGGGCGGGGCTCTCCGACGCCGAGGCCGTGGCGGCGTTGTGCGCCGACGGGCCGGCGCGCATCCGTGACCTCATCGCCTGGGGGGTCGGGTTCGACACCGAGGGTGCCGTGCCCGGTGCACCGTTCGAGGCGGGTCTCGAGGGGGCGCACTCGGCCCACCGCATCCTGCACGCCGGCGGCGACGCCACGGGTCTGTCGATGGAGAGTGCGCTCGTGCGCGCCGTGCGCCGTGTGGGCATCGCGGTGCTATCGTCGACGTTCCTCGCCGACCTTGTGGTGTCGGCACCGGTTCTTGCGGACAAAGTCCGTTCGAACGTGCTTTCCGACGGACTTTCTCCGCAAGAAAGTAGCTCGGCGGCCGTGGTGGGGGTGGAGGTCATCCGCGGAGGGGTGCGGGAGGTGCTGACGGCGGATGCCGTGGTGCTCGCCACGGGCGGCCTGGGTCAGCTCTACCCGCACACCACGAACCCCGTGGTCGCGACCGGTGACGGTGCGGCCGCGGCGTGGCGGGCCGGGGCGCTCATCGCCGACGCGGAGTTCGTGCAGTTCCACCCGACGGCGCTCGCGGCACCCGGATCGTTCCTCATCTCGGAGGCGGTGCGCGGCGACGGGGCCGTGCTGCGGAATGCGGCGGGGGAGCGGTTCATGGAGGGCGTGCATCCGCTCGCCGACCTCGCGCCGCGCGACGTCGTCGCCCGGGCCATCGCCGCCGAGATGGCGCGCACCGGGGCGCCGGTGCTGCTCGACGCCACGTCGATCGGGGCGGAGGAGCTGGCCCGGCGCTTCCCGACGATCTCGGAGCAGATGCGCCGCCGCGCGCTCGACTGGGCGCACGAACCGGTGCCGGTCGCGCCGGCGGCGCACTACTGGATGGGCGGCGTCGCCACCGACCTCGACGGGCGCACCTCGGTGCCCGGGCTGTGGGCGGTGGGCGAGGTGTCGTGCACCGGTGTGCACGGCGCGAACCGCCTCGCGTCGAACTCGCTGCTCGAGTCGCTCGTGTTCGCGCACCGCGCGGCGGTGGCGCTGGCCGACGAGCTCGGGTCGGGGGTTTTCTCCCCCACAAAGTCCGGGATGACTGCAGTCTTCACGGACTTTGTCGGGGAGAACGTCTCTTCTCCGGCTCGGGAGCCCTCCCGGGCCGAGGTGCAGGAGCTGCTCTGGGCCAGCGCGGGTGTCGCCCGCTCCGAGGCGGGTCTGCGCGCGGCGCGCACCCAGCTGAACGGATGGGCGGTGCAGGTCGCGCACGACGACGCCTCCCCCGAGGCGGTCGCCCGCCTCGAGACCGCGAACCTCCTGCAGCTCGGCCGTCTCGTGGTCGAGTCGGCACTCGCCCGCGAGGAGTCGCGCGGCGGCCACTTCCGCACCGACCACCCCGCGCCCGACCCCGCCTTCGCGCACCACCTCGTGCAGTCCCGCGCCCACCCCGAGCCCCGCCTCCTCCCCACCTCGATCGCCGCCGCCCTCCGCCCCGCGGCCCCCGCCGCGCCCGCCGCGCCCGCGGTGCCCGCCGCGCCCGCGGTGCCCGCCGCGCCCGCGGTGCCCGCCGCGCCCGCGGTGCCCGCCGCGCCCGCGGCGCCCGCGGTGTCCGCCGCGGCCCTGTCACCCAGCGCGCCCACCCCCACCCCCGCGACCACCCCGGCCGTGCCCACCGTGGGCCCGTCGCCCAGCGGCCCCACCCCCACCCCCACGCCCGCACCCGCTCCCGCCAGCGTGCCCGTGGGGGCGATAGCCGCCGCCCCGTCCACACCTACCCCCACACCCGCGCCGGAGGGCGCGGGGCACCGAGAGAGGGTCACCGCCTGA
- the nadC gene encoding carboxylating nicotinate-nucleotide diphosphorylase, with amino-acid sequence MLTPQIIDDVVARALAEDAPWGDITSELLIPADARIDAVLSAREPGVLSGGPVIVAAMRAVDPSIRVALTRDDGARFDTGDTLATIEGPARGVLRAERVALNLAQRMSGIATLTARYVDAVAGTGARIVDTRKTTPGLRALERAAVRAGGGFNHRFSLSDAVLAKDNHLAVLAAQHGGDLTAAIRSVRARLSHTTHLEVEVDRVDQIEPVVSAGVDTILLDNFSLEELREGVAIVAGRALVDASGGVDLTTVAGIAATGVDLISVGALTHSVRALDLGLDAVLRP; translated from the coding sequence ATGCTCACGCCGCAGATCATCGACGACGTCGTCGCGAGGGCGCTCGCCGAGGACGCGCCGTGGGGTGACATCACCTCCGAGCTGCTCATCCCCGCCGACGCCCGCATCGACGCCGTGTTGAGCGCCCGGGAGCCTGGCGTGCTGAGTGGTGGCCCCGTGATCGTGGCGGCGATGCGGGCGGTCGACCCGAGCATCCGTGTCGCCCTCACCCGTGACGACGGCGCCCGCTTCGACACCGGCGACACTCTCGCCACCATCGAGGGTCCCGCCCGCGGCGTGCTGCGCGCCGAGCGCGTCGCCCTCAACCTCGCGCAGCGCATGAGCGGCATCGCCACCCTCACCGCCCGCTACGTCGACGCGGTCGCGGGTACCGGCGCGCGCATCGTCGACACCCGCAAGACCACGCCCGGCCTCCGCGCCCTCGAGCGCGCGGCCGTGCGCGCGGGCGGCGGGTTCAACCACCGCTTCTCCCTCTCGGATGCGGTGCTCGCCAAAGACAACCACCTCGCCGTGTTGGCGGCGCAGCACGGCGGCGATCTCACGGCGGCGATCCGCTCGGTGCGGGCCCGCCTGTCGCACACCACCCATCTCGAGGTGGAGGTCGATCGCGTCGACCAGATCGAGCCGGTCGTCTCGGCCGGGGTCGACACCATCCTGCTCGACAACTTCTCGCTCGAGGAACTGCGCGAGGGCGTCGCGATCGTCGCGGGCCGCGCCCTGGTCGACGCGAGCGGTGGCGTCGACCTCACCACGGTCGCCGGCATCGCCGCCACCGGCGTCGACCTCATCTCGGTCGGTGCCCTCACCCACAGCGTGCGCGCCCTCGACCTGGGCCTCGACGCCGTGCTGCGCCCGTGA